The SAR324 cluster bacterium genome includes a window with the following:
- a CDS encoding c-type cytochrome — MKNCLKLLISVNLCLGVFMFPALAQEPSVMPSDSLDNELLILKQQIVELQQMAQSQKVNQSNIAEIEELKQEIQSLKEDLTQIQNKQNSQSVMSSSSDAQLILGRQIYLSACKSCHGINGDGKGHGGKRLDPAPRDFTKGEFRWRSTLHGTMPTDEDLDRTIRDGVSGSEMVPFGNIISKQKRMAVIQYIKSFSHKFNDPELKPEGTNLVTIPKTRPSSGRGKNPGLGKILYNEKGCYLCHGETGEGDGIAAYYMETKPWDFTKGYYKSGSTPRDLYRSITTGLNGTFMPTFIDQTTEEERWHLVDYVLSLGDNRKGFNYTVFQEEPTGKVYDQYYK; from the coding sequence ATGAAAAATTGTTTGAAATTATTGATCAGTGTTAACTTGTGTCTGGGAGTTTTTATGTTTCCGGCATTAGCACAAGAACCGTCCGTGATGCCTTCAGATTCTCTGGACAATGAACTATTGATTCTGAAACAGCAGATTGTTGAGTTACAGCAAATGGCTCAATCTCAGAAGGTGAATCAATCGAATATCGCTGAGATTGAGGAATTGAAACAGGAAATTCAGTCTTTGAAGGAGGACCTGACACAAATTCAAAACAAACAGAATTCCCAATCAGTGATGAGTTCAAGTTCTGATGCACAACTGATCCTTGGTCGACAAATATATTTGTCAGCCTGCAAAAGCTGTCACGGAATTAATGGCGATGGTAAGGGACATGGCGGAAAAAGGCTTGATCCGGCGCCACGTGATTTTACCAAAGGTGAGTTTCGCTGGAGATCCACTCTTCATGGCACCATGCCGACTGATGAAGATCTGGACCGTACGATCAGAGACGGAGTTTCCGGATCTGAAATGGTTCCATTTGGGAATATCATTTCCAAACAAAAAAGAATGGCGGTGATTCAGTATATCAAATCATTTTCACACAAGTTTAACGATCCTGAATTAAAACCTGAAGGAACAAATCTCGTGACTATTCCCAAAACAAGGCCTTCTTCAGGCAGAGGTAAAAATCCTGGATTAGGGAAAATTCTTTACAACGAAAAGGGCTGTTATTTGTGTCACGGTGAAACTGGGGAAGGCGATGGTATCGCTGCTTATTATATGGAAACCAAACCTTGGGATTTCACCAAAGGTTATTACAAAAGCGGTTCAACCCCCAGAGACCTATACCGCTCAATCACAACAGGATTAAATGGAACCTTCATGCCAACATTCATTGACCAGACCACTGAAGAAGAACGATGGCATCTGGTAGACTATGTTCTTTCTTTAGGTGATAACCGTAAAGGTTTCAACTATACGGTTTTTCAGGAAGAACCTACCGGGAAAGTTTATGATCAATACTATAAATAA